From a region of the Clostridia bacterium genome:
- a CDS encoding diguanylate cyclase, translated as MDEKIMLISSCLKTRIDILRFLMKNDYNVAEVANLKDISDKILIYRNIDLIIIDLFERKFGLEEILSALNDNVDINAIPIIVIQGDEKITIKNYIINGTVYRPLNYDVLLEKINGLLNLKHQNDRNNSIIEHTLRQYLNKEIKNGIRGNFPVTFLLVEFETLDGDNDNDEYIDDCLKVLRKNFRETDTVIKYDSKTILMIFPFTKKDRLPIVEKKVKRMINDIQITEISEACYIYGATFPDDGEDIDELFDYMKKGLDKVKLVNELAIHKKKSAILKLFK; from the coding sequence ATGGATGAGAAGATCATGTTGATTTCTTCTTGTTTAAAGACGAGGATAGACATATTGAGATTTCTTATGAAAAACGACTATAATGTGGCTGAAGTAGCAAACTTAAAGGATATAAGTGACAAAATATTGATATACAGGAATATAGATTTGATCATTATAGATTTGTTTGAGAGGAAATTTGGACTAGAAGAGATATTGAGTGCATTAAATGATAACGTCGATATAAATGCTATACCAATAATTGTTATACAAGGTGATGAAAAAATTACCATAAAAAACTATATAATAAACGGTACGGTTTACCGTCCCTTAAATTACGATGTTTTGCTGGAAAAAATAAACGGTTTATTGAATTTAAAACATCAGAACGATAGAAATAATTCTATAATAGAGCATACATTAAGACAATATTTAAACAAAGAAATAAAAAATGGTATTAGAGGTAATTTTCCTGTTACCTTTTTGTTAGTAGAGTTTGAGACATTGGATGGGGATAATGATAATGATGAGTATATAGATGATTGTTTAAAGGTACTGAGAAAAAACTTCAGAGAAACTGATACTGTTATAAAATATGATTCAAAAACCATTCTGATGATATTTCCATTTACTAAAAAGGATCGTTTGCCTATAGTTGAAAAAAAAGTAAAAAGAATGATCAATGATATTCAAATTACAGAAATATCTGAAGCATGTTATATCTATGGTGCTACATTCCCAGATGATGGAGAAGATATAGATGAATTATTTGATTATATGAAAAAAGGCCTTGATAAAGTAAAGCTAGTCAATGAATTGGCTATTCATAAAAAGAAGAGTGCTATTTTAAAATTATTTAAATGA